The nucleotide sequence TTTCATCCACGGCAGCAGCATAAATGTCCACATCGGGATGAGCTTCCTGCACAGTTCTAATCCCTTCCGGAGCGGCGATCAGGCACATCAGTTTGATGTTCTTCGCCCCTTTTTCCTTCAGGAATGTAATGGCTGCAGCAGCGGAACCTCCTGTGGCCAGCATGGGATCAATCACAATCAGATCCCGTTCCGGCACATCAGTGGGCAGCTTGCAATAGTATTCCACCGGCTGCAAAGTTTCCGGATCCCGGTAGAGGCCAATATGTCCTACCTTGGCTGCCGGAATCAGTTTCAGAACACCGTTGACCATCCCCAGCCCGGCCCGCAAAATGGGGACTACTCCCAGCTTCTTGCCTGCCAGCACTTTGGTTTTGGCCGGGCCCACCGGGGTCTCCACTTCCGCTTCTTCCAGAGGTAAGTCCCGGGTTACTTCATAGGCCATCAACATGGCTACCTCTTCCACCAGTTCCCGGAACTCCTTGGAACCGGTCCGCTTGTCCCGGATATAGGTGAGCTTGTGCTGAATCAGGGGATGGTCAAACACATGCACTTTCGCCACAATCAATTCCTCCTCTATCCCTTATCCCAGTTCAGGGTACATGGGGTATTTGGCACACAGGGCATTGACCCGGGCCCGTCCTTCCGCCAGAGCTTGTTCATCACCCTTGCGGCTGAGCACCAGATAAATGATTTCCGCTATTTCCCGCATGTCCTCTTCCTTGAAGCCCCGGCTGGTAGCCGCTGGCGTACCGATGCGGATACCGCTGGTAACAAAGGGACTGGCCGGATCGAAGGGGATGGCATTTTTATTTACGGTTATGCCTACTTCATCCAGCAGGTGCTCCGCTTCCTTGCCGGTCAGGTCAAAATTGCGTACATCCACCAGCATCAGGTGATTATCCGTACCCCCTGAGACCAGGCGGAAGCCTTTGGCCATCAGAGCTTCAGCCAGCACTCTGGCATTTTTGATAATCTGTTCCTGATAGGTTTTGAATTCGGGCTTCAAGGCCTCACCCAGTGCCACCGCCTTGGCGGCAATGACATGCATCAGCGGTCCACCCTGCATACCGGGGAATACCGCTTTATCAATAGCCTGGGCGAAGCGAGCCTGACAGAGAATCAGGCCACCTCTTGGTCCCCGCAGGGTCTTGTGGGTGGTAGTTGTCACCACATGGGCATGGGGCACCGGACTGGGATGCAGACCTGCCGCCACCAGGCCGGCTATGTGGGCCATGTCCACCATCAGCAGCGCGCCCACTTCATCGGCGATTTCCCGCAACTGAACGAAGTCGATTACCCGCGGATAGGCACTGGCCCCGGCCACTATCAGTTTGGGCTTGTGTTCAAAAGCCAGGGCAAACACTTTCTCGTAATTGATTTTTTCGGTATCGGGTTCCACCCCGTAAGCAACGAAATTATACAGCTTACCGGAAGCATTGACCGGGCTGCCATGGGTCAGGTGCCCACCATGAGCCAGGTTCATGCCCAGCACCGTATCCCCCGGTTCCAGCAAGGCAAAATAAGCAGCCATATTGGCCTGGGCGCCGGAATGGGGCTGAACATTGACATGCTCAGCACCAAAAAGCTGCTTGGCCCGCTCAATGGCCAGTTTTTCCACAATATCTACATATTCACAACCGCCATAGTAGCGTTTGTCCGGATAGCCTTCCGCGTATTTGTTGGTCAGTACCGAACCCTGGGCCTCTAAAACCGCCGGGCTGACGAAGTTTTCCGAAGCGATTAGCTCAATCTTGCTCCTTTGTCGGTTTAATTCCAGTTCAATGGCGCGAAAAACCTCAGGATCCTGTTGTGGCAAAAACTTCCTCATCACCTTTCCCCCTTACCTGTCTGCCTTATTTGCTGTGTTTTTGTTCCAGTTGCCTGATTTTGTCCACCCGGCGCTGATGCCTGCCTCCGGCAAAGGAACCTTCCAGCCAGGTTTTGACGATCTCCCGGGCCAGTCCAAACCCGATGACCCTTTCCCCCATGCAGAGGATATTGGCATCATTGTGCTCCCGGGTGGCCCGGGCTGAAAAAGTATCATGACAGAGGGCAGCCCGTACCCCTGGAATTTTGTTGGCGGCAATGCTGATGCCGATGCCGGTACCGCAGATGAGAATGCCCCTGGGGTATTCGCCCCGGGCCACTGCCTCCCCTACAGCCTCAGCAATATCAGGATAATCCACCGATTCCGGAGAATGACAGCCAAAGTCCTGATATTCCAGGCCCAACTCTTCCAGCAGGCGCTTGATTTCCTCCTTTAAAAAAAAGCCGCCATGGTCACTGCCGATTGCGATTTTCATCAGACCACCTCCAATAATTCTACATTAAACGCCTTTTTCCTGCTCCAGAATCCTTTTTAGCAGCTCTTCAATTTCCCCGGCCACCTGCCGATACTCTTCCACCGTACCGCCAAAGGGGTCGAGAACATCCCGATCTTCCCCCCGGGCATGATACCAGAGGGTGTGGACTTTATGGGCAAACTGGGGCCAGCGTTCGATGATTAAATCCCGATGGCCCCTGGTCATGGTCAGCACCAGATCCGCTTCCGCCACCATTTCCGCCGTTAAACTGCGGGAGCGGTGTTCAGATAGATCCAGACCCTTTTCAGCCATCACTTTTTGAGCTTCCGGACTGGCCGGGCTTTCCCCCCAGGCCGCCAGGCCAGCGGAGAGGAATTCCGCCTCTATTCCCGCCTCCTGCCAGAGGGCGCGAGCCAGCGCCTCAGCCATTGGACTGCGACAGGTATTGCCTGTACAGACGAAGAGAATTTTACTCATCCTACTGCACCTCCACCCGGCGGCATTGTCCTCCTGCCGCTTTTTCCATCCTGTTCATCAGGGCCAGCCCCAGACCCTGCCGGGGCCAGGCCTCGGCCAGGATGCGCTTAACCCCGGCCTTGTCCATGGTGCGCAAAGCGCTATACAGCCTCTGGGCTGCCTTTTCCGGCTGGTTCAGAGGAGCCAGAACCAGGAATTGGCCGGGACAGCGACCAGCCAGATAGGCTGCCCCTTCCTCACTAAGGAGTAAACCCGTGTCGGGAGTGGCCTCCTGCAAGATGGTCTGCCAGATCAACTCCCGCTCCGGCCCGTCCAGCACTTCCAGAGGAGCTGCAGGAGCATAATGGCGGTACTTCATCCCCGGCGAACGAGGCCGTTCCTCTGCCCCCAGCAGGGCCGGATCCAGCAGGACCGGCCGTCCCAGCACCTCTTCCAGTTCCTCCCTGGTGATCCCTCCCGGGCGCAGGATCATGGGTTCCGGTCCTAACAGGTCTACTACCGTAGACTCCACCCCGACTCCCACCGGGCCCCCATCGAGAATGGCAGCAATCCTGCCCGCCAGATCCTCCCAGACATGCTCAGCACAGGTAGGGCTGGGGCGCCCGGAAAGATTGGCACTGGGGGCCGCCAGCGGCACCCCGGCCTGCCGGATCAGCTCCAGAGCCAGGGGATGGGCCGGTTGCCTGATGGCCACCGTTTCCAGGCCAGCACAGACCAGTTCCGGCACTTCCGCCTTTTTGGGAAAGAGCAGGGTCAACGGCCCCGGCCAGAAGCGCTCCATCAGTTTTTCTGCCTCCGGAGGGATGTCTGCCGCCAGAGTCTCCACCTGGGCCCGCCCGGCAATATGTACGATCAGAGGGTTGTCCTGAGGCCGGCCTTTGGCCAGAAAGATACCGGCAACAGCCTCTTCCGACCAGGCATTGGCCCCCAGACCATAGACTGTTTCCGTAGGAAAGGCCACCAGCTGTCCTTCCCGTAACAACCGGGCTGCCACGGAAATTTCTTCCGGTTTTAACCAAAGCGTATCCATGCACCTACCCCTCCCTTTCCGGTTTGCGGGCCAGTACAAACCGGTCCAGACCGGCATAATCCTTGACGATTTCTACTTCCCGCCAGCCCACCTCCCGACACAGAGCGGAAAGGGCTGCCCCCTGGCGGCAGTCGATCTCCATGCCCAGCCTGCCGCCAGGCTTGAGCACCCGCCAGGCCTGGGGCAAAAGACGGCGGTACAAATCCAGGCCATCCTCGCCTCCATCCAGGGCCAGGCGCGGTTCAAACTGCACTTCCGGCTGCAATTGTCCCAGTTCCCCGCGGGGTATATAGGGCAGGTTGGCAGCAACCCAGTCCAGGCGCTCGGTCAGGGTGGCCTGCCACTGGCCCAGCAAATCCCCCTGCTGCCAACTGCAGCGTATCGTTACCCGGTGACGGCAGGCATTGAGGCGGGCCACGGTCAGGGCTTCCCCGGAGTAGTCGGTAGCCCAGAGGCGGGCCCGGGGTAGTAAGACCGCCAGGCTGACAACAATGGCACCGCTGCCTGTCCCCACATCGGCGATCCAGGGAGCGGGGTGGTCAGACAGATCGGCCACAATCCGTTCCACCAGCAGTTCCGTTTCCGGCCGGGGGATCAGCACCGCCGGCGTAACGCGAAATGCCAGGCCCATAAACTCCTTTTCCCCCAGAACATAGGCCAGCGGCCGGCGCTGGCAACGGGCAGCCACCAGCTCTGCCAGCGCCTGTCGCTGAACCGGGCTGAGCATCGTCTCCTCCCGGGTCCAGAGCTGGGCCCGGCTTAAACCCGTAATCCGCATCAAAAGCAGTTCGGCTTCCAGCCGGGCAGCCTCTACCCCTGCTGCTCGCAATTGCTTTACTGTATCCTGCAGCGCCTGCCCTAATTTTACCGTCATCCCCGGTCACCTTACTCCATATTCTTTAGTTTTTCCGTCTGGTCAGCTGTTATCAGGGCATCGATAATCTCCTGCAATTCCCCGTCCAGCACCATATCCAGTTTGTGCAGGGTGAGGCCGATGCGATGGTCAGTCACCCGGCCCTGCGGGAAGTTATAGGTGCGGATGCGCTCGCTGCGATCGCCCGTTCCCACCTGGCTGCGGCGGTCATCAGCCAGTTTGGCCTGCTGTTCCTGCTGGGCGATTTCCAGCAAGCGAGCCCGCAAGACGCGCAGGGCTTTTTCCTTGTTTTTATGCTGGGATTTTTCATCCTGACAGCTGACCACCAGCCCGGTGGGGATGTGGGTAATGCGCACTGCCGACTGGGTAGTGTTTACCGACTGTCCCCCCGGACCGCTGGAACAGAACACATCTATACGCAAGTCATTGGGATCGATGTGCACATCCACCTCTTCCGCCTCTGGCAAAACCGCCACGGTGGCAGTAGAAGTGTGGATGCGACCCCCTGATTCCGTCACCGGTACCCTTTGCACCCGGTGTACTCCGGATTCATATTTCAACTGGCTATAGGCACCCTGGCCTTCCACCAGGAAAATGACTTCCTTGAACCCGCGTAAATCCGACTCATTAGCCGACAGGATTTCCGTCCGCCAGCCCTGGCGTTCCGCATAGCGGGTGTACATGCGGAAAAGGTCCCCGGCAAAGAGAGCGGCCTCATCACCCCCGGCTCCGGCGCGGATTTCCATAATAACGTTTTTCTCATCATTGGGGTCTTTGGGGAGGAGCAGGATTTTGAGCCTCTGTTCCAGCTCGGGCAGCTTTTCTTCAAGCTCATCCAGCTCCATTCTGGCCAGTTCCATCATCTCCGGGTCCCCTTTTTCGGCCAGAATGGCCCGGGCTTCCTCGATCCCGGCTACCACTTTTTTATACTCCCGATAAACGGTAACAATTTCCGTCATAGCTGCATGGGCCCTGGCATGTTTTTGCCACTCGCTCTGGTTGGCAATCACTTCCGGATCGGCAATCAGCCGTTCCAGTTCCAGGTATTTTTCTTCAATTGCTTGCAGTTTATCCAGCATGTTCTTCACCTCTTAATACGGCTTTTAAAGCATGGATAGCTACTTCCAGCTGACTGTCATCTGGTTCTCGTGTGGTCAGTCTCTGCAATCCCAGGCCAGGGGCTACCAGCCATTTCAGCCACCAGCGGTCTCCATAGCGGCCTGAGAGCTTGATAAATTCATAGGAAATAGCTGCCACCAGGGGCATTAGCAAAATGCGGCTGCCTATTCGCCAGAGCAGATTGGGTGGATGGCCCAGAAAGGCAAAGACAAAAATACTCACCACCATTACCACCAGCAAAAAGCTGGTGCCACAGCGGGGATGCAAAGGAGAAAAGCCCCGGGCATTTTCCACCGTCAATTCCAGCCCGGCTTCATAGGTGTGAATTACCTTATGCTCAGCCCCGTGATACTGAAAGACCCGCTGAATATCCTTCATCCGGGAGATCAGGCCAATATAGGCCAGAAAAATGGCAATCCTCAGTCCCCCTTCAGCTATATTCTGTCCCAGCGGGGTGGTTACCCATTTTTCCACCAGTTTCACCGCTCCGGTGGGGATGATAACAAACAGCAAAATCCCCAGTCCCAGCGCAAAGGCAATGGTCAGGACCAGCTCTTTCGTGTTCAGTTCCCCTTCTTCCTCCGGCATGGCTTTACTGGCCGACCAGGCCAGAGCCCGGGTCCCTACCACCAGGGCCTCCAGCAATGCCACCACACCCCTAAAGCCCGGCCATTTCAGCCAGGGCCATTTGGTCAGCCAGGAAGAGAGTTGCTGTTTTTCTACTTCAATAGTGCCATCGGGCAAACGGACTGCGATGGCCATTTCCTGCGGCCCTCGCATCATTACCCCTTCGATAACCGCCTGTCCACCGTATTGAAAACATTCTTTTTTAGACATAAACACACCGCCTTTGGTTCGGCAGAAATTTATGAAAAGAGCAGAGCCGTAGGCTCTGCCTCTTTTCTGCTTATAGACCGTATTTTTTTGCTTATAGACCGTATTTTTTCTTGAACTTGTCTACCCGGCCACCGGTATCCACCAGACGCTGTTGCCCGGTGAAGA is from Carboxydocella sporoproducens DSM 16521 and encodes:
- a CDS encoding DUF1385 domain-containing protein, which translates into the protein MSKKECFQYGGQAVIEGVMMRGPQEMAIAVRLPDGTIEVEKQQLSSWLTKWPWLKWPGFRGVVALLEALVVGTRALAWSASKAMPEEEGELNTKELVLTIAFALGLGILLFVIIPTGAVKLVEKWVTTPLGQNIAEGGLRIAIFLAYIGLISRMKDIQRVFQYHGAEHKVIHTYEAGLELTVENARGFSPLHPRCGTSFLLVVMVVSIFVFAFLGHPPNLLWRIGSRILLMPLVAAISYEFIKLSGRYGDRWWLKWLVAPGLGLQRLTTREPDDSQLEVAIHALKAVLRGEEHAG
- the prfA gene encoding peptide chain release factor 1; translated protein: MLDKLQAIEEKYLELERLIADPEVIANQSEWQKHARAHAAMTEIVTVYREYKKVVAGIEEARAILAEKGDPEMMELARMELDELEEKLPELEQRLKILLLPKDPNDEKNVIMEIRAGAGGDEAALFAGDLFRMYTRYAERQGWRTEILSANESDLRGFKEVIFLVEGQGAYSQLKYESGVHRVQRVPVTESGGRIHTSTATVAVLPEAEEVDVHIDPNDLRIDVFCSSGPGGQSVNTTQSAVRITHIPTGLVVSCQDEKSQHKNKEKALRVLRARLLEIAQQEQQAKLADDRRSQVGTGDRSERIRTYNFPQGRVTDHRIGLTLHKLDMVLDGELQEIIDALITADQTEKLKNME
- the rpiB gene encoding ribose 5-phosphate isomerase B; translation: MKIAIGSDHGGFFLKEEIKRLLEELGLEYQDFGCHSPESVDYPDIAEAVGEAVARGEYPRGILICGTGIGISIAANKIPGVRAALCHDTFSARATREHNDANILCMGERVIGFGLAREIVKTWLEGSFAGGRHQRRVDKIRQLEQKHSK
- a CDS encoding L-threonylcarbamoyladenylate synthase, producing the protein MDTLWLKPEEISVAARLLREGQLVAFPTETVYGLGANAWSEEAVAGIFLAKGRPQDNPLIVHIAGRAQVETLAADIPPEAEKLMERFWPGPLTLLFPKKAEVPELVCAGLETVAIRQPAHPLALELIRQAGVPLAAPSANLSGRPSPTCAEHVWEDLAGRIAAILDGGPVGVGVESTVVDLLGPEPMILRPGGITREELEEVLGRPVLLDPALLGAEERPRSPGMKYRHYAPAAPLEVLDGPERELIWQTILQEATPDTGLLLSEEGAAYLAGRCPGQFLVLAPLNQPEKAAQRLYSALRTMDKAGVKRILAEAWPRQGLGLALMNRMEKAAGGQCRRVEVQ
- the prmC gene encoding peptide chain release factor N(5)-glutamine methyltransferase, producing MTVKLGQALQDTVKQLRAAGVEAARLEAELLLMRITGLSRAQLWTREETMLSPVQRQALAELVAARCQRRPLAYVLGEKEFMGLAFRVTPAVLIPRPETELLVERIVADLSDHPAPWIADVGTGSGAIVVSLAVLLPRARLWATDYSGEALTVARLNACRHRVTIRCSWQQGDLLGQWQATLTERLDWVAANLPYIPRGELGQLQPEVQFEPRLALDGGEDGLDLYRRLLPQAWRVLKPGGRLGMEIDCRQGAALSALCREVGWREVEIVKDYAGLDRFVLARKPEREG
- the glyA gene encoding serine hydroxymethyltransferase — its product is MRKFLPQQDPEVFRAIELELNRQRSKIELIASENFVSPAVLEAQGSVLTNKYAEGYPDKRYYGGCEYVDIVEKLAIERAKQLFGAEHVNVQPHSGAQANMAAYFALLEPGDTVLGMNLAHGGHLTHGSPVNASGKLYNFVAYGVEPDTEKINYEKVFALAFEHKPKLIVAGASAYPRVIDFVQLREIADEVGALLMVDMAHIAGLVAAGLHPSPVPHAHVVTTTTHKTLRGPRGGLILCQARFAQAIDKAVFPGMQGGPLMHVIAAKAVALGEALKPEFKTYQEQIIKNARVLAEALMAKGFRLVSGGTDNHLMLVDVRNFDLTGKEAEHLLDEVGITVNKNAIPFDPASPFVTSGIRIGTPAATSRGFKEEDMREIAEIIYLVLSRKGDEQALAEGRARVNALCAKYPMYPELG
- the upp gene encoding uracil phosphoribosyltransferase, with translation MAKVHVFDHPLIQHKLTYIRDKRTGSKEFRELVEEVAMLMAYEVTRDLPLEEAEVETPVGPAKTKVLAGKKLGVVPILRAGLGMVNGVLKLIPAAKVGHIGLYRDPETLQPVEYYCKLPTDVPERDLIVIDPMLATGGSAAAAITFLKEKGAKNIKLMCLIAAPEGIRTVQEAHPDVDIYAAAVDEKLNDHGYIVPGLGDAGDRLFGTK
- a CDS encoding low molecular weight protein arginine phosphatase codes for the protein MSKILFVCTGNTCRSPMAEALARALWQEAGIEAEFLSAGLAAWGESPASPEAQKVMAEKGLDLSEHRSRSLTAEMVAEADLVLTMTRGHRDLIIERWPQFAHKVHTLWYHARGEDRDVLDPFGGTVEEYRQVAGEIEELLKRILEQEKGV